A window from Primulina eburnea isolate SZY01 chromosome 2, ASM2296580v1, whole genome shotgun sequence encodes these proteins:
- the LOC140820631 gene encoding uncharacterized protein isoform X3 — protein MVGFWWMRMRELRPLIHLLLPLCVHWVAEEMTVSVLVDVTTDALCPDRKTCPQAIYINGFQQTVVGIFKTIVLPLLGQLADEYGRKPMLLLTLSTTVAPFTLLAINQSKESVYTYYAIRTVSYIISQGSIFCIAVAYAADVVNEGQRAAAFSWITGLFSFSHVIGNILARFLPEDYIFEVSIALLIFVPIYMILFLTETVRPIKKPDQHTPRLNKILRVFKERYHSMRNAANVVISSSTLKHISLVSFFYELGMSGISSVLLYYLKSAFGFDKNRLSEILMLVGVGSIFSQMLVLPLVNPLVGEKMILSVGVLASVAYGLLYGLAWASWVPYLSAAFGVIYVLVKPSGIKLGRSGKSARIHSWCAIHRKLDFTSCNEPPDHMVSIKRCTFQLQRFQYNVCIVKHGYFVVLRLDIETRYPIRQ, from the exons ATGGTGGGATTCTGGTGGATGAGAATGAGAGAGCTTCGGCCATTGATTCACCTTCTGTTGCCGCTATGTGTTCATTGGGTTGCAGAAGAGATGACTGTGTCTGTGCTTGTTGATGTTACCACTGACGCCCTTTGCCCGGACCGGAAAACTTGTCCGCAGGCCATTTATATCAATGGATTCCAGCAAACT GTTGTTGGAATATTCAAGACTATAGTTCTTCCACTCCTAGGTCAGCTGGCGGATGAGTATGGCCGTAAACCAATGCTTCTTCTCACTTTATCTACAACTGTTGCTCCTTTCA CTTTACTTGCCATCAACCAATCAAAAGAATCTGTATATACTTATTATGCTATCCGGACAGTTTCTTATATCATAAGCCAGGGAAGTATTTTTTGCATTGCTGTTGCATATGCG GCAGATGTTGTGAATGAAGGACAAAGGGCTGCAGCTTTTAGTTGGATCACTGGTctattttctttttcacatgTCATTGGTAACATCCTTGCAAGGTTTTTACCTGAAGATTACATTTTCGAG GTATCCATAGCTCTATTGATCTTTGTTCCTATTTACATGATACTGTTTCTGACAGAAACAGTGCGACCAATAAAAAAACCAGACCAACATACCCCTCGCTTAAATAAGATTCTTAGAGTTTTCAAGGAACGGTATCATTCAATGAGGAATGCTGCAAATGTAGTTATCAGCAG CTCAACTCTTAAGCACATTTCGCTTGTTTCCTTCTTCTATGAATTGGGAATGTCCGGCATCAGCAGTGTCTTATTG TATTATTTGAAGTCAGCTTTTGGTTTCGACAAAAATCGGCTCTCAGAAATCTTGATGTTGGTGGGAGTTGGCTCAATTTTTTCTCAG ATGTTGGTTCTTCCTCTGGTCAATCCGTTGGTTGGAGAGAAAATGATACTCAGTGTAGGCGTGCTGGCATCAGTGGCATAC GGACTGCTTTATGGCTTGGCATGGGCATCTTGG GTGCCATATTTGAGTGCCGCCTTTGGAGTTATTTACGTCCTTGTGAAACCTTCT GGCATCAAACTCGGTAGATCAG GGAAAAGCGCAAGGATTCATAGCTGGTGTGCAATCCATCGCAAGCTTGATTTCACCAGTTGTAATGAGCCCCCTGACCA CATGGTTTCTATCAAAAGATGCACCTTTCAACTGCAAAGGTTTCAGTATAATGTCTGCATCGTCAAGCATG GTTATTTCGTTGTACTTCGCTTGGACATTGAAACTAGATACCCCATCAGGCAATAA
- the LOC140820631 gene encoding uncharacterized protein isoform X2 produces MVGFWWMRMRELRPLIHLLLPLCVHWVAEEMTVSVLVDVTTDALCPDRKTCPQAIYINGFQQTVVGIFKTIVLPLLGQLADEYGRKPMLLLTLSTTVAPFTLLAINQSKESVYTYYAIRTVSYIISQGSIFCIAVAYAADVVNEGQRAAAFSWITGLFSFSHVIGNILARFLPEDYIFEACSSLLIFVPIYMILFLTETVRPIKKPDQHTPRLNKILRVFKERYHSMRNAANVVISSSTLKHISLVSFFYELGMSGISSVLLYYLKSAFGFDKNRLSEILMLVGVGSIFSQMLVLPLVNPLVGEKMILSVGVLASVAYGLLYGLAWASWVPYLSAAFGVIYVLVKPSTYALISRASNSVDQGKAQGFIAGVQSIASLISPVVMSPLTTWFLSKDAPFNCKGFSIMSASSSMVISLYFAWTLKLDTPSGNNLEDGVENIEAPLLS; encoded by the exons ATGGTGGGATTCTGGTGGATGAGAATGAGAGAGCTTCGGCCATTGATTCACCTTCTGTTGCCGCTATGTGTTCATTGGGTTGCAGAAGAGATGACTGTGTCTGTGCTTGTTGATGTTACCACTGACGCCCTTTGCCCGGACCGGAAAACTTGTCCGCAGGCCATTTATATCAATGGATTCCAGCAAACT GTTGTTGGAATATTCAAGACTATAGTTCTTCCACTCCTAGGTCAGCTGGCGGATGAGTATGGCCGTAAACCAATGCTTCTTCTCACTTTATCTACAACTGTTGCTCCTTTCA CTTTACTTGCCATCAACCAATCAAAAGAATCTGTATATACTTATTATGCTATCCGGACAGTTTCTTATATCATAAGCCAGGGAAGTATTTTTTGCATTGCTGTTGCATATGCG GCAGATGTTGTGAATGAAGGACAAAGGGCTGCAGCTTTTAGTTGGATCACTGGTctattttctttttcacatgTCATTGGTAACATCCTTGCAAGGTTTTTACCTGAAGATTACATTTTCGAGGCATGCTCGT CTCTATTGATCTTTGTTCCTATTTACATGATACTGTTTCTGACAGAAACAGTGCGACCAATAAAAAAACCAGACCAACATACCCCTCGCTTAAATAAGATTCTTAGAGTTTTCAAGGAACGGTATCATTCAATGAGGAATGCTGCAAATGTAGTTATCAGCAG CTCAACTCTTAAGCACATTTCGCTTGTTTCCTTCTTCTATGAATTGGGAATGTCCGGCATCAGCAGTGTCTTATTG TATTATTTGAAGTCAGCTTTTGGTTTCGACAAAAATCGGCTCTCAGAAATCTTGATGTTGGTGGGAGTTGGCTCAATTTTTTCTCAG ATGTTGGTTCTTCCTCTGGTCAATCCGTTGGTTGGAGAGAAAATGATACTCAGTGTAGGCGTGCTGGCATCAGTGGCATAC GGACTGCTTTATGGCTTGGCATGGGCATCTTGG GTGCCATATTTGAGTGCCGCCTTTGGAGTTATTTACGTCCTTGTGAAACCTTCT ACTTATGCTTTGATATCCAGGGCATCAAACTCGGTAGATCAG GGAAAAGCGCAAGGATTCATAGCTGGTGTGCAATCCATCGCAAGCTTGATTTCACCAGTTGTAATGAGCCCCCTGACCA CATGGTTTCTATCAAAAGATGCACCTTTCAACTGCAAAGGTTTCAGTATAATGTCTGCATCGTCAAGCATG GTTATTTCGTTGTACTTCGCTTGGACATTGAAACTAGATACCCCATCAGGCAATAATTTAGAAGATGGAGTAGAAAACATTGAAGCACCTCTGTTATCTTAA
- the LOC140820631 gene encoding uncharacterized protein isoform X4 has translation MVGFWWMRMRELRPLIHLLLPLCVHWVAEEMTVSVLVDVTTDALCPDRKTCPQAIYINGFQQTVVGIFKTIVLPLLGQLADEYGRKPMLLLTLSTTVAPFTLLAINQSKESVYTYYAIRTVSYIISQGSIFCIAVAYAADVVNEGQRAAAFSWITGLFSFSHVIGNILARFLPEDYIFEVSIALLIFVPIYMILFLTETVRPIKKPDQHTPRLNKILRVFKERYHSMRNAANVVISSSTLKHISLVSFFYELGMSGISSVLLYYLKSAFGFDKNRLSEILMLVGVGSIFSQMLVLPLVNPLVGEKMILSVGVLASVAYGLLYGLAWASWVPYLSAAFGVIYVLVKPSTYALISRASNSVDQFLRESTA, from the exons ATGGTGGGATTCTGGTGGATGAGAATGAGAGAGCTTCGGCCATTGATTCACCTTCTGTTGCCGCTATGTGTTCATTGGGTTGCAGAAGAGATGACTGTGTCTGTGCTTGTTGATGTTACCACTGACGCCCTTTGCCCGGACCGGAAAACTTGTCCGCAGGCCATTTATATCAATGGATTCCAGCAAACT GTTGTTGGAATATTCAAGACTATAGTTCTTCCACTCCTAGGTCAGCTGGCGGATGAGTATGGCCGTAAACCAATGCTTCTTCTCACTTTATCTACAACTGTTGCTCCTTTCA CTTTACTTGCCATCAACCAATCAAAAGAATCTGTATATACTTATTATGCTATCCGGACAGTTTCTTATATCATAAGCCAGGGAAGTATTTTTTGCATTGCTGTTGCATATGCG GCAGATGTTGTGAATGAAGGACAAAGGGCTGCAGCTTTTAGTTGGATCACTGGTctattttctttttcacatgTCATTGGTAACATCCTTGCAAGGTTTTTACCTGAAGATTACATTTTCGAG GTATCCATAGCTCTATTGATCTTTGTTCCTATTTACATGATACTGTTTCTGACAGAAACAGTGCGACCAATAAAAAAACCAGACCAACATACCCCTCGCTTAAATAAGATTCTTAGAGTTTTCAAGGAACGGTATCATTCAATGAGGAATGCTGCAAATGTAGTTATCAGCAG CTCAACTCTTAAGCACATTTCGCTTGTTTCCTTCTTCTATGAATTGGGAATGTCCGGCATCAGCAGTGTCTTATTG TATTATTTGAAGTCAGCTTTTGGTTTCGACAAAAATCGGCTCTCAGAAATCTTGATGTTGGTGGGAGTTGGCTCAATTTTTTCTCAG ATGTTGGTTCTTCCTCTGGTCAATCCGTTGGTTGGAGAGAAAATGATACTCAGTGTAGGCGTGCTGGCATCAGTGGCATAC GGACTGCTTTATGGCTTGGCATGGGCATCTTGG GTGCCATATTTGAGTGCCGCCTTTGGAGTTATTTACGTCCTTGTGAAACCTTCT ACTTATGCTTTGATATCCAGGGCATCAAACTCGGTAGATCAG TTCTTACGGGAATCAACAGCATGA
- the LOC140820631 gene encoding uncharacterized protein isoform X1, whose product MVGFWWMRMRELRPLIHLLLPLCVHWVAEEMTVSVLVDVTTDALCPDRKTCPQAIYINGFQQTVVGIFKTIVLPLLGQLADEYGRKPMLLLTLSTTVAPFTLLAINQSKESVYTYYAIRTVSYIISQGSIFCIAVAYAADVVNEGQRAAAFSWITGLFSFSHVIGNILARFLPEDYIFEVSIALLIFVPIYMILFLTETVRPIKKPDQHTPRLNKILRVFKERYHSMRNAANVVISSSTLKHISLVSFFYELGMSGISSVLLYYLKSAFGFDKNRLSEILMLVGVGSIFSQMLVLPLVNPLVGEKMILSVGVLASVAYGLLYGLAWASWVPYLSAAFGVIYVLVKPSTYALISRASNSVDQGKAQGFIAGVQSIASLISPVVMSPLTTWFLSKDAPFNCKGFSIMSASSSMVISLYFAWTLKLDTPSGNNLEDGVENIEAPLLS is encoded by the exons ATGGTGGGATTCTGGTGGATGAGAATGAGAGAGCTTCGGCCATTGATTCACCTTCTGTTGCCGCTATGTGTTCATTGGGTTGCAGAAGAGATGACTGTGTCTGTGCTTGTTGATGTTACCACTGACGCCCTTTGCCCGGACCGGAAAACTTGTCCGCAGGCCATTTATATCAATGGATTCCAGCAAACT GTTGTTGGAATATTCAAGACTATAGTTCTTCCACTCCTAGGTCAGCTGGCGGATGAGTATGGCCGTAAACCAATGCTTCTTCTCACTTTATCTACAACTGTTGCTCCTTTCA CTTTACTTGCCATCAACCAATCAAAAGAATCTGTATATACTTATTATGCTATCCGGACAGTTTCTTATATCATAAGCCAGGGAAGTATTTTTTGCATTGCTGTTGCATATGCG GCAGATGTTGTGAATGAAGGACAAAGGGCTGCAGCTTTTAGTTGGATCACTGGTctattttctttttcacatgTCATTGGTAACATCCTTGCAAGGTTTTTACCTGAAGATTACATTTTCGAG GTATCCATAGCTCTATTGATCTTTGTTCCTATTTACATGATACTGTTTCTGACAGAAACAGTGCGACCAATAAAAAAACCAGACCAACATACCCCTCGCTTAAATAAGATTCTTAGAGTTTTCAAGGAACGGTATCATTCAATGAGGAATGCTGCAAATGTAGTTATCAGCAG CTCAACTCTTAAGCACATTTCGCTTGTTTCCTTCTTCTATGAATTGGGAATGTCCGGCATCAGCAGTGTCTTATTG TATTATTTGAAGTCAGCTTTTGGTTTCGACAAAAATCGGCTCTCAGAAATCTTGATGTTGGTGGGAGTTGGCTCAATTTTTTCTCAG ATGTTGGTTCTTCCTCTGGTCAATCCGTTGGTTGGAGAGAAAATGATACTCAGTGTAGGCGTGCTGGCATCAGTGGCATAC GGACTGCTTTATGGCTTGGCATGGGCATCTTGG GTGCCATATTTGAGTGCCGCCTTTGGAGTTATTTACGTCCTTGTGAAACCTTCT ACTTATGCTTTGATATCCAGGGCATCAAACTCGGTAGATCAG GGAAAAGCGCAAGGATTCATAGCTGGTGTGCAATCCATCGCAAGCTTGATTTCACCAGTTGTAATGAGCCCCCTGACCA CATGGTTTCTATCAAAAGATGCACCTTTCAACTGCAAAGGTTTCAGTATAATGTCTGCATCGTCAAGCATG GTTATTTCGTTGTACTTCGCTTGGACATTGAAACTAGATACCCCATCAGGCAATAATTTAGAAGATGGAGTAGAAAACATTGAAGCACCTCTGTTATCTTAA
- the LOC140820631 gene encoding uncharacterized protein isoform X5, protein MLLLTLSTTVAPFTLLAINQSKESVYTYYAIRTVSYIISQGSIFCIAVAYAADVVNEGQRAAAFSWITGLFSFSHVIGNILARFLPEDYIFEVSIALLIFVPIYMILFLTETVRPIKKPDQHTPRLNKILRVFKERYHSMRNAANVVISSSTLKHISLVSFFYELGMSGISSVLLYYLKSAFGFDKNRLSEILMLVGVGSIFSQMLVLPLVNPLVGEKMILSVGVLASVAYGLLYGLAWASWVPYLSAAFGVIYVLVKPSTYALISRASNSVDQGKAQGFIAGVQSIASLISPVVMSPLTTWFLSKDAPFNCKGFSIMSASSSMVISLYFAWTLKLDTPSGNNLEDGVENIEAPLLS, encoded by the exons ATGCTTCTTCTCACTTTATCTACAACTGTTGCTCCTTTCA CTTTACTTGCCATCAACCAATCAAAAGAATCTGTATATACTTATTATGCTATCCGGACAGTTTCTTATATCATAAGCCAGGGAAGTATTTTTTGCATTGCTGTTGCATATGCG GCAGATGTTGTGAATGAAGGACAAAGGGCTGCAGCTTTTAGTTGGATCACTGGTctattttctttttcacatgTCATTGGTAACATCCTTGCAAGGTTTTTACCTGAAGATTACATTTTCGAG GTATCCATAGCTCTATTGATCTTTGTTCCTATTTACATGATACTGTTTCTGACAGAAACAGTGCGACCAATAAAAAAACCAGACCAACATACCCCTCGCTTAAATAAGATTCTTAGAGTTTTCAAGGAACGGTATCATTCAATGAGGAATGCTGCAAATGTAGTTATCAGCAG CTCAACTCTTAAGCACATTTCGCTTGTTTCCTTCTTCTATGAATTGGGAATGTCCGGCATCAGCAGTGTCTTATTG TATTATTTGAAGTCAGCTTTTGGTTTCGACAAAAATCGGCTCTCAGAAATCTTGATGTTGGTGGGAGTTGGCTCAATTTTTTCTCAG ATGTTGGTTCTTCCTCTGGTCAATCCGTTGGTTGGAGAGAAAATGATACTCAGTGTAGGCGTGCTGGCATCAGTGGCATAC GGACTGCTTTATGGCTTGGCATGGGCATCTTGG GTGCCATATTTGAGTGCCGCCTTTGGAGTTATTTACGTCCTTGTGAAACCTTCT ACTTATGCTTTGATATCCAGGGCATCAAACTCGGTAGATCAG GGAAAAGCGCAAGGATTCATAGCTGGTGTGCAATCCATCGCAAGCTTGATTTCACCAGTTGTAATGAGCCCCCTGACCA CATGGTTTCTATCAAAAGATGCACCTTTCAACTGCAAAGGTTTCAGTATAATGTCTGCATCGTCAAGCATG GTTATTTCGTTGTACTTCGCTTGGACATTGAAACTAGATACCCCATCAGGCAATAATTTAGAAGATGGAGTAGAAAACATTGAAGCACCTCTGTTATCTTAA